In Xyrauchen texanus isolate HMW12.3.18 chromosome 23, RBS_HiC_50CHRs, whole genome shotgun sequence, a genomic segment contains:
- the fgfrl1b gene encoding fibroblast growth factor receptor-like 1b isoform X2, which yields MIPEGRRLTFLTVVLIVALSCEARAMTQNQSPPAAAEPNPELILQDPTGQQWEKPCFSQPTKMRRRVLEQPVGSTVRLKCLATGNPTPIITWWKDQTQLPGLLHSKRPQWTLTLKNLQPQDSAKYTCHVSNVAGYINATYKVDVIERTNSKPILTGSHPVNTTVEFGGTASFQCKVHSDVKPVIQWLKRVDPGTEGRYNSTLEVGGQHFVVLPTGDVWSRPDGSYLNKLAIVKARDEDAGMYICLGANTMGYSFRSAYLSVLSDPKVEKPVIPRHISPGLPWPLIIGIPAAALLIVGAIVLWLCHSRRRQSALPPRSMTYRDHHIQGKKLSMPNSLSPDLPNQRLMGMGPPSLNGPPKIYTKVYTDLHTHTHTHSHAHMEGKVHQHFHYQC from the exons CCATGACACAGAACCAGTCTCCCCCTGCCGCAGCAGAACCAAACCCAGAGCTCATCCTGCAGGACCCGACTGGACAGCAATGGG AGAAGCCATGCTTCAGCCAGCCTACAAAGATGCGCAGGCGAGTGCTAGAGCAGCCAGTTGGCAGCACAGTGCGACTAAAATGTTTGGCCACTGGCAATCCAACTCCGATCATTACATGGTGGAAAGACCAGACCCAGCTGCCAGGCCTGCTCCACAGTAAACGGCCGCAGTGGACTCTGACTCTGAAGAACTTGCAGCCTCAGGACAGCGCCAAGTACACATGTCATGTCTCCAATGTAGCCGGGTACATCAATGCCACATATAAGGTGGATGTAATTG AGCGCACCAACTCAAAACCCATTCTCACTGGCAGTCACCCCGTCAACACAACTGTAGAGTTTGGTGGAACAGCCTCTTTCCAGTGTAAAGTTCACAGTGATGTGAAGCCAGTTATCCAGTGGCTGAAGCGAGTTGATCCTGGCACAGAGGGGCGCTATAACTCCACACTGGAGGTAGGAGGGCAGCATTTTGTAGTGCTTCCCACTGGAGATGTCTGGTCTAGACCTGATGGTTCCTACCTCAACAAGCTGGCCATTGTCAAAGCTCGAGATGAGGATGCTGGAATGTATATCTGTCTAGGGGCTAATACCATGGGCTATAGCTTCCGCAGTGCCTACCTGTCTGTACTCTCAG ATCCCAAGGTGGAAAAGCCTGTTATTCCTCGCCACATTAGCCCTGGCCTTCCCTGGCCATTGATCATTGGCATCCCAGCTGCAGCCCTCCTCATCGTAGGAGCAATCGTGCTCTGGTTGTGTCACAGCCGTAGGCGTCAGAGCGCTTTGCCTCCCAGATCGATGACCTATCGAGACCACCACATTCAAGGCAAAAAACTCAGCATGCCTAACAGCCTCAGCCCTGACCTACCCAACCAGAGACTAATGGGAATGGGGCCCCCATCTCTCAATGGTCCACCAAAGATTTATACCAAGGTCTACACGGACCtgcacactcacacccacacacactcccatGCCCACATGGAGGGTAAAGTGCACCAGCATTTCCATTACCAGTGTTAA